From a single Lolium rigidum isolate FL_2022 chromosome 7, APGP_CSIRO_Lrig_0.1, whole genome shotgun sequence genomic region:
- the LOC124674221 gene encoding uncharacterized protein At2g23090-like has protein sequence MGGGNAQKSKMAREKNLEKLKGGKGSQLEANKKAMNIQCKICMQTFICTTSEAKCKEHAEAKHPKSELTQCFPHLKQ, from the exons ATGGGCGGCGGCAACGCGCAGAAGTCCAAGATGGCGAGGGAGAAGAACCTCGAGAAGCTCAAGGGCGGCAAGG GGAGCCAGCTCGAGGCCAACAAGAAGGCCATGAACATCCAG TGCAAGATATGCATGCAGACTTTCATCTGCACCACCTCTGAAGCAAAGTGCAAGGAACACGCCGAGGCGAAGCATCCCAAGAGCGAACTCACCCAATGCTTCCCCCACCTCAAGCAGTGA